The following nucleotide sequence is from Aspergillus luchuensis IFO 4308 DNA, chromosome 1, nearly complete sequence.
TAAAAAAGTCATACGTCTGCTTCTCCACCCCAGGGAAGTCAATGGCGTGAGCTAAGGTCTGGGAAAGGTCCTGGACGATCACTCGGCCCTCGAGCTGGGGGTAGCGCTGCCTGAAGCCAATTGCTTGGTGTCCCAAGCCACCCCCAATATCAACGAATAGGGCTCTTTCAGGGCTCAGACCAGtcgccttctccaagacTGGGTAGGCGTCTAGGAAAGTAGGCATACCGGCGCGGTTAGACATCATGTGCTCCACAAAATAGCCTAGGGCCTCGGGATTCTGCTGCATATAGATGAAAGCTGGTACGTCGGTGTTGAGGGCTTTTTGAAAAGGAGTTTTGACATTGTCCTGAATGTCAGGATAGTTGTTTTCCTTGAGCCAACTGGGAAGTATCTGGATTATCTGACCGCAGTTGTTCCACCTGATCAAGTTAGTTATCTTTTCAGTGTATCATAAAATGATAGAAAGGCGGTCCAATTACATATGTCCAACCGCAGCTTGATGGCCAGATACGGCAAACGTCCGAGATATATTTGATGCAGTGAAGGTATCTTTGGATACCTCCTCGACTGCATAATAAGATGCCAAATAGCGCAGTATACGAGCTGATAGGCTTAAATTAGAACCAGAGTTTGAAGAGAGACGCAAAAACCTCACCAAGGAAGACCTGATTGGCTCCCGTCTTCTGGCTCAGCTCATCCACAGTAAGGGGACCCTCAAGCAATAGCTCGAAGAGCTTCAGGTCAATACCGATACGAATCCCGGCCAGTTGCATGTTCTTAACGAAGTATAGATTAGAATTGGAAATTTGTATCTCAAGTTTGGCGTGTTTGTTTGGAATGCGGGGAGACGTACATAGAATGTAAGTCGTTGCACAGTGTCGTCCGGAGACTCAATTGAGACACTCAGCTTATGCAGGGCATCCAAGACATCTTTGCGAGTTTTCTCATCACCAGCTTCGACCAGTCTGCGAACTTCTTGGGTAAGTGCTTCCATCgtgtttctttctctagAAGCTTaggttcttgttcttcaagTTCAGGAGAGGCTGTTTGAGAGAGAAAGTATAGAGATCACAATGAGATTGGACAGAGGGAAGTATTTAAATCTTTGAAAAGGGGTTGGTAAAAGAAAGAACCGGATAAAGGCGAAGCAAGCCTCCATTGCTCGAGGCTCTCAATTGTCTCTTATCACCTGACGGTAGGAATAGTCCAGCTAAAATCTGACAAGCAGTTGGACACTAAATTAGTGTAATTATACAACACTATACCGCATGCTAGTAGCAGTTCATCTAACTTTCAACCAATGAGAAACTATACTCCCATGAGCAACTAACTAGATCCATACCATGGCACAGTATTTAGCTAGGATGCTTTCAATTAGGGCTCACTCTCCATCATGAGCACTTCCAAAGTCAGGACCCTAGTCCAGATCAGCTGGGCTTTTCTCTACTCTTTGCACAAAAACCTGTGCAACTCGAAAGATAACAGCTGGGTATCACATTCATATCTGcaaaaataactatatacaAGGCAACACACCATTATCACCACTCCACCCGGTCATCATGCACTAATTGCACATCCCATCGTTCCTCCCCGCGCCATACCCTTCCCGGTCGATTCCGCCCCGCCACCGCTGTCCGCAGCGTGGTAATCATCCCCGCCGGACCGCTGGCGAACACCCGCGTCGGACCATCGACCACCCGATCCAGGAAATCCTCGACAATGTCCTCGAggtctggatgatgatgggccgctgccgctgtccCAGCGACTGCAGCGTCTTCAGATGAGAGGGTATACTGCACCGCAACCCCAGAGTCCGACGACGCACTCGACCCCGCACAGCAGGGCGATTTCTCGAGGTCGGAGACCTTAGGGACTGGCGCCGTCTCCCGTGTCACGAAAATGCGAACTCTGAACGTGTTCGAGTGGGTGGATGCCAGACGCTGCAGGATGTCGAGCTCCGGGGCGATCCATTGCATGTCGGCCTTGCGGCGGATGATCCAGATGAGTTCGAGGATCTGCGTCGGTTGGGACTTGGAAGTGGATGCGTTGCTGAGTAAATGGAGAAGTGGGGGGAGCACGAAGGTGATGCCAGTCCCGCCGGCAATGCAGAGGAGGTTGCTGCTTCCAGCGGTTGAGGTTTCCTCCATGATGGACTGGCCGTAAGGCCCACAGAGAATAACTGGGGTTGTGGGGCCGGCGCTCGTCATTGTGGTGGTCTCACCGTCACTCGGTTGAGAATTTTGTGACGAGATGCGTGCGAGTTGGGCGAGTTCCCGCGTCAGTCCCTTCCGGGCGCGGATGATGTAGGTGTGCGGCTGGCCGGTGGGTAAGGTGTCTGGTACGCTGCAGGGGGTGAGTGGGTGAGCTTGCCACAGACTCAACTGcgggaagcagaggaagaagtgcTGGCCGATGTGCCAGGGGTCGTGATTATGGTGAAAGTCAAGGCGGATGATGTCGCCATCGTCCGGGTTGGGGTGCAACTGGATCGCGGCGTGCGGGATGTGCAACCCTCCGGTGGTGGAAGACGTCGTGGTCGGGACGTTCAGATGATGCAGCACGAAGACGCGAACGAGGCGGAACCCCCGGTCCAGGAACCAGACTACCAGCGAGGCCAGCATCCAGCAGTACAGGTGTGACCAATGCGCCCAGCAGGCCCCGACATAGACCATGGCGACTACGTAGTGGGCCTTGCGGAAGAACTCGTAGCCCGTCAGCTGAATGCCGCGCTTAGTGCTGTGGAAGACCAGGAAGGAGAGCAGGATCATGGCCACGATGCCCCAGATGATGTACGGCTGCGTGATGAAGCTATTCCACTGCGCGGGCTGCGGCTGGTAGAGCTTTCCCTCAACGATGGTCCAGCCGATGGTGTGCATGGCCGACTGGAAGTAGATCACCCATCCCAGCCAGcggtggaggaagttgaagtgaTGGTATGGAACGCCGGTAATCAGCGAAAGCAATGATTCCCGGCTGGAGAGCAGGATGGACAATGGCGTGAGGGCGAACGCCAGCACACCGATGCGGTCCGCCCACGGACCCAATCCACTGCGCGTGTTGTTGAGCGAACTGCCGCTAATGGGAGTGACCCAGGTCTTGTAGGTGATACCCACCAGGGTAAATACCAGCAGATACCCGGAAATTATCAGGAATATAAGGACTTGCAGACGTGTGGTATGTCCAAACACCCAGGGCAAGGCTTCCGGGAGCAGATGTCGCCGGACAAGCGCCTGGATCGTCCGCGAAAGACGGTAGGGAGCACTCTGGCGGACAGGCTTGGGCGAGGTCCTGGCTACAGATCGATCAAACCGAACGAGGCGTCCCCCCAACGCCCATAGGAACAATATTCCCACGACCACCGCCCACAGAATGAAGCTGTAGAGCATGCTGACATCGTGGCCGTGGTAAACCGCGTCCAAATAGGCGCAGGTACCGGCATCTTTGGTGCAGGGGACCTGGCGGGCAACATACCCCCAGTGGTATTCCATGGCGGAATCCTGGGAGAAGTCCTGAATATGTCccatggtggaggaagtgtcGATGGGATAAAATTTGCAGGTGTGCTCGAGCCGGTGGCAGTGGCCATTTCTATATCCTCAGGATTGGATGTGGAGTCATTGCGGTGGAGTCGCCAAGGCCGATATCTGCTCATCGCCAAGCATCGTACGTGATAATCTGCTCAATTCACGCTTCGTATAAGTAGACCGTGCCATTCCCCTCTCCATTGGCTCCCAAACTGCAACacaatcaccatcaccatcaccaccaccatggacaTGCACATGGACATGTCCAGCTCCAATTCGAGCGCCTGCTCGGTAGCCGTACGTCGTCTCACCCTCTGCTTGATATCTGATGACTAATCAGCATGGCAGATGTTATGGAATTGGACCACCATCGATGCCTGTATGAATTCTTAGTGCTCTGTATAGCTCTGATCCATCCAGCCCTAACCATTGCAggtttcctctcctccacctggcACATCAACACGGCGGGCCAATTCGCCGTCTCATGCATCGCAGTCGCCTTTCTCGTCGTTTTGCTCgacttcctccgcctcctaAGCAAGCAATACGAGGACCATCTCCAACGACAATTCCAGCGCTACGTTGCAGCGCAAACAACATCGGACCGCATGCAGTTTTTCTGCGGTGACAGCCTAGAGCACGGGCCAACGGTGCTTACCTTCCGAGCCAGTCCCTGGCAGCAGTTGGCGCGGGCGCTACTGAACACGCTGCAGTTCGGGCTCGCGTACATTATCATGCTGATCGCCATGTACTACAATGGGTACATGATCATCTCTATCTTCCTGGGGGCGTTTCTGGGGAAGGTGTTCTGCGACCGGGGCGAGTACCGTGTCGTGGTGGCACGGCCAGGGGCCAAGGCAACGGATACGACGAAAGCAATGGAGATAGAGCCAGGGAAACAGACAGAAGAGTGGACGACGGGTTGTTGTGGGTAGTTATGATACAGTCTATAGTGCAACGAAGCCCATGATGTTTGAAGTTCAGATTGTTTCAGATTAATATTGTAAGATTGGAGGGGCCCTTGAGTGCTTAGTCATGAATATCGTTGCTGCCTCATTATGGCCTAGTTGCCTGACTATGCTTCTTTTGTAACATCAGGTCAGAGCGCTGTCATATTCCCTCAATCATGCTCAGACCCACTTAAGACCCAACTTCGGGTCTTGCTACTTTGCTGTTTTGAGGTAATTTCTCACGTCGCCAATGGTTATGGGTTGTTGGGGCTCGGCGGGGCAACTGGTGGGTGGATAATTTCTTGATTACTTTCTCCAAAGCAATTCGTTGATCAGCGCATAACAGTGTTGTTTAGTTACACTAAAGCTGATCTAAGCGTCAGACGACCCCGCGCGTCAGAGGGCGTTTATTCAGAAGACTGGTCGCGCTGGTCTGGCATGTCATCTAGACAGTTCATAATATCGTCCATAGAAACGCTGAGGTCGGAGTCACTGGTGCCCCGTTGACTCTTGTACACCTCGAAAACGATATTGCGGGCCAGTGTTTCAACATCCCAGGCATTTGCCCAAGACCTTGTCTTTTGCAACCGGGCAAACAGGTCCCGAACAGTTGAATCTTCCCGTTCACTAATGGTAGGGCTCCGATCCACTCTTATCTGGAGCTTCCCTAGCTGCACTTCAAGATATTCGAGGCAGTGAGCTGGGCTCATCGAGGGAAAGACAATATCGGTGGGGAACCGAGACCGTAAACCCGTATTAATATGAGGTAGCCTATCCATATCATCCGAGTAGCCAGCTAGGACAATCACGGGCTTGCGAGAGTAGCGTGGCTTTGTCATACAGTCGACAAATTCTCCAACAGCTTCATTAGCAAAGCTCGAGCAGTTGCCAGTGGACATTCCCGCTAGCCGATAAGCTTCGTCGTGAATAATACCTTGCCCAGAGCCCGCTCCAGAAGATGATCACCTTGGGTCCTGTTTGCCCTACATACTCGCCTATCAAATTGGTCGCAGAGCAATCAATGACTtcggaggtggagaggaatCCCATCTCGTAGAATATATCACCACAAATGCGAGCTGTAGTAGTTTTCCCGGTCCCTGGTGGCCCCTTGAAGACAAATGCGAATGGATTAAATGGACGCGGATCGATCCCCTGCAGTCGCATCCCGGACGATAGCTTCTGATAGCTTCTGAAAAGGGAGATGATAGGGTCCATGCCGATCATTGATGAGAGGAGTGAATCACATGCCTTGCTACCATCGAAGGCCCTATCAGGAACATCATCATATAACCTGCATGATTGGTGCGGTCTCAAAGCAATTCTTCTCCATATGCATGCAGGATTATCACACTTGTGAGGCTCAGTGTGCTCGAATGAACAATGCCTTGCCATTGGAATCAGTATTATACCACCCTCGGACAATAGTTGATCTCCGACACAGACGTGTGAAGGTGTGTCTTATGTCGGTGATTCAGATCTCACACAGAATGCGCCTGGTCACTACACAGCATAGGCCTCAGGCCTAGCTATTGTGGAACGACTCCGGGCGCATATATCATGTATAATTTTGGTTACCAAACCAGGCAGCCTTGTCTGCCTGAGCCAGTGGAGCTGGTCGCAGATTCAGGTGGATCCACGCCCCGGACCCTTGCGTGGCCAGGGCAGGGGAAACACATAGACGGCCTCTTCCGATCGCGATAAGTTCTATTTCCGTGCTTGTTGTGATCGTGATCTATAAGGTTCCGGTCAGAAGTATGGTGAAGGAGTTGCAGGCCCTAGCGCCCTCGTACCACCTGCACATGCTCGCTCCTCACCCGGTTATAAGTGTCCTGCTTACCCGCCATGAAGCTGGCGCCATCGTTGGCTACTTCAATCTATGATGCTTATTATGCTTGGTATGCGCAGTACAGCCATAGCATTTCAACAAGAACACTCGAGGATGAACACATGACAATCAATATATGGTCCAACGCATGAACCCACACCATGTACCTTGTCCAGACAAACTCAGCGCCTGTGCACTCAGAGTGAGGCTAAAGCCCGTTCCGAGGGCTTCTGCCCAATGACAATATTCAGCTGCGGCGCATATCCATGCTTTATCACGTCGTCCCGCAACTCGTCCAAGAAAGCATCGTACTCAGCCGGGGTTCTTGCCACCCCAGGGATACCGCCAGGGGGCATTTTATGCCCGAGGCTGCGGAATCCTTCCACCAATATATGAGCAGAGGTCACTTTCCACTGCTCCTCTCTAGCCATGGCACCATACCCCAAAGCGAACGATGTTTTCTTAATGTTCCTAAACCCCAGGTCACTGAGCAAATCCTCCAGTTCATAAGCAATATAAGCATTCATCCCGAAAGCAGCAGTGCTCCACCTTTGGAACTCCGTCATCTTGGCAAGGGTAGGGAACTTAACAGGATCAAATGGTGTGTCACGATCTACCCATTGGGCTTCCACGAGCTGAATCCAGCCTCCAGGCTTCAACACTGAACGCAAGTTTCCCACGGCCTGTGGCCATTCCGAGCTTTTCAGGCCCCATATAAGATAACGTTGATGAACGATGTCGAAGCTTTCTGGTAGGTGCAGATGCTTTGGAATTGGCTCCCGGATATCATGCTTCTGAAGATCCACAATCGGACCGTCTGCAGATGGGGGCGGGAAAAGCGCGGAGCCAATGTCGATGCCATGAAGGGACCATTTCTGGTTGGGATAGTGCTGTGCTAGAGAACGAAGCCAGGTTCCTACTCCAGCATCATGAGTCAACGGAATTATCCTGACGCTAGAAGGGCTCCCTCCTTTCCACTTACCGTCCGCTGCACCAGCGTCCAGAATCCTCAGTGTAGCATTGGTCTCCACAGGCATGCTCAGGAGAAGGCCTCCTGTGGATGACAGAATGAAGTTGTGCTGCCGTTGGAGACGGTCGATCTCCCGTTTATGGTGCGGGAGGTTATAAATCCCTTCGGTTCCAACGAAAGCGTTGCCTTTCGGGGCGGCAGAGGTGGATCTCGCAATGGCCATGATGATACAAATGGGGATAAGGTGGGAACTCTTCCTGACACGTTTCCAAGACACCAGTGCCTCCCTAGCCTTTAAATAGGAAGCGGGGGCTTTGGTCGGGTGGAGCTGATGTGATGGATCCTGGAACCTTAACTCGGTAGTTATAGTGGCCTAGCATGTGCTTCATCCAAGGCACGAGCCATTCAGCTGCCGAAGCTTTCTGTATTGTATGAAGGGGTTAATGTAAGTGATCATCTGCAATCAGGCTGGCCAGTACGGTACTAATCGGAATAGACCACATCATATGTCAAATTGCTGCCTGTGAGACCAGAAACGACATATCGGACAGCAGTCGGAGCAATACATCCGTCCTAGAATCATACTACCTATAAAAGAGGCCATTATTCTCCACTTCCATTAACCCCTTTTCTACACACACAATCACACTTTACCTTCTAACATAATCTTCTCGTGGAATCTTATGACTGACCCAAAACCATCAATTCCCGCAAACAAGACAGAAATAATATACCCCGAAAGACACCCTCGTCCCTCTCTCCAACCAATTCCCACTAACCTAAGATAGTCATCTACCGACAATCAAACACCACCCTACAACACTGCCAATCCTTCAAGCCCCCCGCACAATTCTTACacgccatcttcttccccaaatCGATTTTCCGTCCGGCATACCAAGCATCGCCCTCCGGCTTGTTCCCACCGCCCTTAACATCAACCTCCACCGTCCACGGCAGCAACGAATGCAGAGACCAGTGGCCTGTATCGAGACTCTGAGGAAGGGCTCCAAGTCCCCTGCAGGAGCGATCGTAGACGTAGGTCTCGCGCAGCTGGACCCGGCCGTTGGGTGCGTACGTGGCGATTCCAAGGTTGCAGTAGTTTGCGCCTGTTGGGGTGCAGAGGTCGGAGACGAGGTCGTAGGGCGCAGAGGAGGTGATGatattgggggtggaggagatgatatTGGCAGCGGATTGGGTGGCGTCGTGGGCGATGTCCAGGGCGGCGGTTagggggttggttgggtgGGCGAGggtgaaggggaagagaaggtagagggtggtgaggaggttcATTttggtagatagatagtaggcAGTAGTTATGATAAGGTGGTAAGTAGTTTTTATTCCCCGGTCTCAGTTGTAGCCGATGATATGGAAGTAGATCATGGTCCTATATATAGGTTGTTTGTCCCTTATGATAGTCCATGTTCAGTTCTGGCTGGGTTCCAGTCATGTATCTGCCTAGTTCTCGGTACTCAGTACTTGGCCAATTGACCAACTCGTATCTGCATGACGTTAGGCATATACGGAGGGAATATACAAATTCAATCTGTCTGGGGGATTGCAAACCCGGCTATCATGACGGACGGGGCAGTGTAGGGGTATATACGCGCACAAGAAAGAATTAAACGACTGAAAACACCATCCAAAAGTGACACAGTGACACAGCCGTTCGGATAATGAGGTAATGTGCATGTGGACGTGAATGACCTCAATTCACTCAGGGTCGTGTCTAGATTTGAGATCAATGAGGCGGCGGCTCCTAGTCTGGAATGTAATCTCGGGTAGTATATAAGGGTCAAATTGACCATGTGTGCCTAATTTGTACTACAGTTCATTGCTCGGTTGtagcttggtggtggttattgGACAGttggcttttcttttctttccttttggcATTGGGCTTTACGTGTCTGTGCCCTGAATCGAAGTTGTGCTGTTCAGTTAGTTGTCTGCAATTTATGAGACCGGTCAGGTGCTGAGGAGATATTTATGAGCGTGTTAATGAAGGTCTAGCTTGTTTGTATTTATAATCGCGTTGGTATGGGTACTATGTCACTGGAAATCATGGTAAAAACGTCGAGACACTAGTATTAGGGAGCAGTTAGGTGACCTCCTATTGGTTAAACCAATCGGTATGAGGAACTTCAGACAGTATGTCTGCAATAAACTCCAAAGCAAGCCCTGGAATTCTATGTCCAAACAATTGC
It contains:
- a CDS encoding ferric reductase family protein (COG:P,Q;~EggNog:ENOG410PJDJ;~InterPro:IPR013112,IPR017927,IPR013130,IPR013121, IPR039261;~PFAM:PF08022,PF01794,PF08030;~TransMembrane:6 (o47-66i122-144o164-182i203-225o245-261i282-311o);~go_function: GO:0016491 - oxidoreductase activity [Evidence IEA];~go_process: GO:0055114 - oxidation-reduction process [Evidence IEA]), giving the protein MGHIQDFSQDSAMEYHWGYVARQVPCTKDAGTCAYLDAVYHGHDVSMLYSFILWAVVVGILFLWALGGRLVRFDRSVARTSPKPVRQSAPYRLSRTIQALVRRHLLPEALPWVFGHTTRLQVLIFLIISGYLLVFTLVGITYKTWVTPISGSSLNNTRSGLGPWADRIGVLAFALTPLSILLSSRESLLSLITGVPYHHFNFLHRWLGWVIYFQSAMHTIGWTIVEGKLYQPQPAQWNSFITQPYIIWGIVAMILLSFLVFHSTKRGIQLTGYEFFRKAHYVVAMVYVGACWAHWSHLYCWMLASLVVWFLDRGFRLVRVFVLHHLNVPTTTSSTTGGLHIPHAAIQLHPNPDDGDIIRLDFHHNHDPWHIGQHFFLCFPQLSLWQAHPLTPCSVPDTLPTGQPHTYIIRARKGLTRELAQLARISSQNSQPSDGETTTMTSAGPTTPVILCGPYGQSIMEETSTAGSSNLLCIAGGTGITFVLPPLLHLLSNASTSKSQPTQILELIWIIRRKADMQWIAPELDILQRLASTHSNTFRVRIFVTRETAPVPKVSDLEKSPCCAGSSASSDSGVAVQYTLSSEDAAVAGTAAAAHHHPDLEDIVEDFLDRVVDGPTRVFASGPAGMITTLRTAVAGRNRPGRVWRGEERWDVQLVHDDRVEW
- a CDS encoding uncharacterized protein (COG:S;~EggNog:ENOG410PPU5;~InterPro:IPR029063;~PFAM:PF13489) yields the protein MAIARSTSAAPKGNAFVGTEGIYNLPHHKREIDRLQRQHNFILSSTGGLLLSMPVETNATLRILDAGAADGKWKGGSPSSVRIIPLTHDAGVGTWLRSLAQHYPNQKWSLHGIDIGSALFPPPSADGPIVDLQKHDIREPIPKHLHLPESFDIVHQRYLIWGLKSSEWPQAVGNLRSVLKPGGWIQLVEAQWVDRDTPFDPVKFPTLAKMTEFQRWSTAAFGMNAYIAYELEDLLSDLGFRNIKKTSFALGYGAMAREEQWKVTSAHILVEGFRSLGHKMPPGGIPGVARTPAEYDAFLDELRDDVIKHGYAPQLNIVIGQKPSERALASL
- a CDS encoding uncharacterized protein (COG:S;~EggNog:ENOG410Q04N;~SECRETED:SignalP(1-16)), giving the protein MNLLTTLYLLFPFTLAHPTNPLTAALDIAHDATQSAANIISSTPNIITSSAPYDLVSDLCTPTGANYCNLGIATYAPNGRVQLRETYVYDRSCRGLGALPQSLDTGHWSLHSLLPWTVEVDVKGGGNKPEGDAWYAGRKIDLGKKMACKNCAGGLKDWQCCRVVFDCR
- a CDS encoding uncharacterized protein (COG:S;~EggNog:ENOG410PH44;~InterPro:IPR029063,IPR016461,IPR036390,IPR036388;~go_function: GO:0008168 - methyltransferase activity [Evidence IEA]), yielding MEALTQEVRRLVEAGDEKTRKDVLDALHKLSVSIESPDDTVQRLTFYNMQLAGIRIGIDLKLFELLLEGPLTVDELSQKTGANQVFLARILRYLASYYAVEEVSKDTFTASNISRTFAVSGHQAAVGHMWNNCGQIIQILPSWLKENNYPDIQDNVKTPFQKALNTDVPAFIYMQQNPEALGYFVEHMMSNRAGMPTFLDAYPVLEKATGLSPERALFVDIGGGLGHQAIGFRQRYPQLEGRVIVQDLSQTLAHAIDFPGVEKQTYDFFTPQVVKGTVYSLSQLPF
- a CDS encoding uncharacterized protein (COG:O;~EggNog:ENOG410PW61;~InterPro:IPR027417,IPR000641;~go_function: GO:0005524 - ATP binding [Evidence IEA]); its protein translation is MSTGNCSSFANEAVGEFVDCMTKPRYSRKPVIVLAGYSDDMDRLPHINTGLRSRFPTDIVFPSMSPAHCLEYLEVQLGKLQIRVDRSPTISEREDSTVRDLFARLQKTRSWANAWDVETLARNIVFEVYKSQRGTSDSDLSVSMDDIMNCLDDMPDQRDQSSE
- a CDS encoding copper transporter family protein (COG:P;~EggNog:ENOG410PQ6C;~InterPro:IPR007274;~PFAM:PF04145;~TransMembrane:4 (i12-36o42-62i115-132o138-154i);~go_component: GO:0016021 - integral component of membrane [Evidence IEA];~go_function: GO:0005375 - copper ion transmembrane transporter activity [Evidence IEA];~go_process: GO:0035434 - copper ion transmembrane transport [Evidence IEA]), encoding MELDHHRCLYEFLVLCIALIHPALTIAGFLSSTWHINTAGQFAVSCIAVAFLVVLLDFLRLLSKQYEDHLQRQFQRYVAAQTTSDRMQFFCGDSLEHGPTVLTFRASPWQQLARALLNTLQFGLAYIIMLIAMYYNGYMIISIFLGAFLGKVFCDRGEYRVVVARPGAKATDTTKAMEIEPGKQTEEWTTGCCG